A DNA window from Vibrio tarriae contains the following coding sequences:
- a CDS encoding metallophosphoesterase, whose protein sequence is MKFLSVMRCRTIRLMLITLFISACNGETADSNQSTNQSSTTAFSISIEGIPAQIMGNQAITAQAKVDTNIRAEYLWQLNGETLSTESDVNLTTLQDGNYLLKLTVTDKLTSAQSVASIQFSISGRSNQKLYFSYGSYWKYSDDGLPKAEDWASVTFDDSNWKTGRGLFGYGVDAQNTFLANYSTQNFGGDKPTSYYFRKELTVDNINVVKDVYLKMIVDDAAVIYVNGAEIARTPYMVSGEIKNDSTLPTATAFPNDEFTFVIPASALNQGKNVLAVHVVNQTISSSDIAFDATLKSIDVYQGYSDGPYVFYQNEQVVVNTFTENSFKSQRYNSYNDAKVTVTLPAELGQFDVQLQSEFTPPPFRYEAPGKFFVTSDIEGNIEALVYMLINAGIMDKDFHWTYGTGHLYHIGDLFDRGDYVAESLWLLYHLETQAQAAGGNVHFLMGNHDMMNLYGDFRYVHPRYYKNAAYVGKPLIEMYGENTELGRWLRSKNIVEVAGEYLFVHAGFTSELIDRISDGSIPLDEINSIGRQHSINGYNSSDRNFYLVSRFYWDRDIARNLVTQQEVERGLNLFNAQKMMIGHTVFDKPTYLYANKVLAIDVHHHEDYQNNKFVQGVEFENGQFLHFIASKESGVTKTPIQ, encoded by the coding sequence GTGAAATTTTTAAGCGTCATGAGATGCCGGACTATTAGATTAATGCTGATCACATTATTCATTTCTGCCTGTAACGGCGAAACTGCTGATTCAAATCAATCAACTAACCAAAGTTCAACAACAGCATTTTCAATATCAATAGAAGGGATACCCGCCCAAATCATGGGTAACCAAGCAATAACAGCACAGGCAAAAGTAGATACGAATATTCGTGCTGAATACTTGTGGCAATTAAATGGAGAAACACTTTCCACAGAAAGTGACGTAAATTTGACCACATTACAAGATGGCAACTATCTTTTAAAACTAACAGTAACGGATAAACTTACTTCCGCTCAATCTGTTGCCAGCATCCAATTTAGTATCAGTGGTCGTTCTAATCAAAAACTCTATTTTAGCTATGGCTCTTATTGGAAATATTCAGATGATGGCCTTCCTAAGGCAGAAGATTGGGCCTCAGTCACTTTTGATGACAGTAACTGGAAAACGGGCCGTGGTTTGTTTGGATATGGTGTTGATGCGCAAAATACATTTTTAGCGAATTACTCCACTCAAAATTTTGGAGGAGATAAGCCTACCTCTTATTACTTCAGAAAAGAGCTGACTGTAGACAACATAAACGTTGTGAAAGATGTTTATCTGAAAATGATTGTCGATGATGCGGCTGTGATTTATGTAAATGGTGCAGAGATTGCTCGGACTCCATACATGGTCTCAGGTGAAATAAAAAATGATTCCACGTTGCCAACTGCAACCGCATTTCCTAACGATGAGTTCACATTCGTCATTCCGGCAAGTGCACTGAACCAAGGTAAGAATGTACTGGCCGTCCATGTTGTCAACCAAACAATTTCCAGCTCTGACATCGCATTTGATGCCACTTTAAAGTCAATTGATGTTTATCAAGGTTACTCGGATGGCCCATATGTCTTCTATCAAAATGAGCAAGTTGTCGTTAACACCTTCACAGAGAATAGTTTCAAAAGTCAACGTTACAATAGCTACAATGATGCAAAAGTAACGGTGACACTCCCTGCAGAATTAGGCCAATTTGATGTTCAGTTACAAAGTGAATTTACTCCACCGCCATTTCGTTATGAAGCGCCTGGAAAATTTTTCGTAACCTCTGACATTGAAGGGAATATCGAAGCCTTAGTTTATATGTTAATCAATGCGGGAATTATGGATAAAGATTTTCACTGGACATATGGTACTGGGCACCTTTATCACATAGGTGATCTCTTTGATCGTGGGGATTATGTTGCTGAATCTCTGTGGCTTCTTTATCACTTAGAAACCCAAGCCCAAGCGGCAGGAGGTAACGTCCATTTCCTCATGGGTAACCACGATATGATGAATCTCTATGGTGACTTTCGATATGTTCACCCACGTTACTACAAGAATGCCGCATATGTAGGTAAACCATTAATTGAAATGTATGGGGAAAATACAGAGCTCGGTCGTTGGCTCAGATCCAAAAACATCGTAGAAGTCGCCGGAGAGTATCTATTTGTGCATGCGGGTTTTACATCTGAGTTGATCGACAGAATTAGCGATGGCTCAATTCCTCTAGATGAGATTAATAGTATTGGCCGACAACATAGCATTAATGGTTATAACTCATCAGACAGAAACTTCTATTTAGTCTCACGCTTTTATTGGGATAGGGACATTGCTCGAAACTTAGTCACTCAACAAGAAGTCGAGCGAGGGCTAAACCTCTTTAATGCTCAGAAAATGATGATTGGGCATACAGTATTTGATAAACCAACTTA
- a CDS encoding bifunctional diguanylate cyclase/phosphodiesterase, with the protein MTLYKQLVAGMIAVFILLLISVFTIEFNTTRNSLEQQQRSEVNNTINTVGLALAPYLEKKDTIAVESVINALFDGSSYSIVRLIFLDDGTEILRSYPIEPNDVPAWFTQLNLFEPIHDRRVVTSGWMQLAEVEIVSHPGAAYAQLWKALIRLCIAFLAILVIGMFAVAFILKRSLRPLQLIVNKMEQVANNQFGEPLPRPNTQDLIYVVDGINKMSEQVEKAFKAQAKEAQQLRERAYLDPVSHLGNRAYYMSQLSGWLAESGIGGVAILQAEFIKELYEDKGYEAGDGMVRELADRLKHSITVKDISIARISTYEFGIIMPNMDETELRIVADSIVTCVEDINPDPTGMAKANLSLGVVSNKRQSSSTTLLSLLDNALAKAKTNPDLSYGFISGDTDKIILGKKQWKTLVEEAIHNDWFTFRYQAANSSWGKTFHREVFSAFEKDGVRYTANQFLFALEQLNASHIFDQYVIEQVISQLEKGEQTEPLAINIAQGSISQPSFIRWISQTLNKHLSVANLLHFEIPEGCFVNEPHYTALFCNAVRNAGADFGVDNYGRNFQSLDYINEFRPKYVKLDYLFTHHLDNERQKFTLTSISRTAHNLGITTIASRVETQTQLDFLSEHFIEVFQGFIVDK; encoded by the coding sequence ATGACGCTATACAAACAACTAGTCGCAGGGATGATTGCGGTGTTTATTCTGTTGTTGATTTCGGTTTTTACTATCGAATTCAACACCACTCGCAACAGTCTCGAGCAACAACAACGTTCTGAGGTCAACAACACCATAAATACGGTGGGTTTGGCTTTAGCGCCTTATTTGGAGAAGAAAGACACCATTGCGGTAGAATCAGTGATCAATGCGCTATTTGATGGCAGCAGCTACTCGATCGTACGTCTAATTTTCCTCGATGACGGTACTGAAATTCTCCGCTCCTATCCAATCGAACCTAATGACGTGCCTGCTTGGTTTACTCAGTTAAATCTGTTTGAACCTATCCATGATCGGCGCGTCGTGACCAGTGGCTGGATGCAGTTGGCGGAAGTGGAAATCGTCAGCCATCCTGGGGCGGCTTACGCTCAACTCTGGAAAGCCTTGATTCGTTTATGTATCGCGTTTTTAGCCATTTTAGTGATTGGTATGTTTGCCGTCGCCTTCATTTTGAAACGCTCTCTGAGACCACTACAACTGATCGTCAACAAAATGGAACAGGTCGCCAACAACCAATTTGGTGAGCCGCTACCACGCCCAAACACACAAGACCTGATTTATGTGGTAGATGGCATCAATAAGATGTCCGAACAAGTTGAAAAGGCCTTTAAAGCGCAAGCAAAAGAAGCGCAACAGTTGCGTGAACGCGCTTATCTTGACCCAGTGTCTCACCTCGGTAACCGTGCTTATTACATGAGTCAATTGAGTGGTTGGCTCGCTGAAAGCGGTATTGGTGGCGTGGCTATCTTACAAGCAGAATTCATCAAAGAGCTTTATGAAGATAAGGGCTATGAAGCGGGCGATGGCATGGTTCGCGAATTGGCGGATCGCCTTAAACATTCAATCACCGTTAAGGATATCTCGATTGCCCGTATCTCCACTTACGAGTTCGGTATCATTATGCCGAATATGGATGAAACCGAACTCAGAATTGTCGCTGATAGCATTGTGACTTGTGTGGAAGACATTAACCCCGATCCAACGGGCATGGCGAAAGCCAATCTATCGCTCGGAGTGGTCAGCAATAAACGTCAATCGAGTAGTACGACGCTCCTTTCTCTGCTGGATAATGCCTTGGCAAAAGCAAAAACCAATCCAGATTTGAGTTATGGCTTCATTAGTGGTGATACTGATAAGATCATTTTAGGTAAAAAACAGTGGAAAACTCTGGTTGAAGAGGCAATCCATAACGACTGGTTCACTTTCCGCTACCAAGCTGCCAACAGCAGTTGGGGCAAAACGTTCCATCGCGAAGTATTTTCTGCATTTGAGAAAGATGGGGTTCGTTATACCGCAAACCAATTCCTGTTTGCCCTTGAACAGCTCAATGCTAGCCATATTTTCGATCAATACGTGATTGAGCAAGTGATCAGCCAGCTTGAAAAAGGTGAACAAACGGAACCACTCGCGATCAACATCGCGCAAGGCAGTATCTCTCAGCCAAGCTTTATCCGTTGGATCAGCCAAACCTTAAACAAACATCTTTCTGTAGCCAACTTACTGCATTTTGAGATCCCAGAAGGCTGTTTCGTCAATGAACCGCATTACACCGCGCTATTTTGTAACGCGGTACGTAACGCAGGGGCAGATTTTGGGGTAGATAACTACGGACGTAACTTCCAATCTCTCGACTACATCAATGAATTCCGTCCTAAGTACGTCAAACTGGATTATCTGTTTACTCACCATTTAGATAATGAACGTCAGAAATTTACCCTTACCTCTATTTCGCGCACCGCGCACAACTTAGGGATCACCACCATTGCATCACGGGTTGAAACACAAACTCAGCTCGATTTTCTTTCAGAACATTTTATCGAAGTCTTCCAAGGCTTCATTGTTGATAAGTAA
- a CDS encoding type I secretion system permease/ATPase, with amino-acid sequence MQDTLLNSLVYVSRYYGLANSPEALINGLPLADGKLTPFLFPRSAERAGLIAKENRAPLGQIPHLVFPVVLLLKGGEACVLSSINQETQEAEIVTAESGLVPVAYSISDLEAMYIGRYFMVKKQFRFDERSPEVLKPRDGHWFWSTIYKSKHIYRDVLIASLLINLFAIAAPMFSRIVYDKVVPNLAFETLWVLSSGILVIFLFDFVFKMLRNYFIDVAGKKSDILISSKLFSKVMGIRMEARPPSVGAFARHLQEFESIREFFTSATISSLIDLPFALLFLVLIWLMAGHLVWVPVVGVLILVIYSILIQSRLKRAIEEGSRLASQKYANLIESLAGLETVKLFGAQGQFQYRWEEAVAHMANWNIKSRRITDSIQNTAGFVQQAANIGMIIVGVYLISNGDLTMGGLIAATMLSGRAIGPLVQLSLLSTRYNQAKSSMTIIEQVMSMPDEQEEGKRYIHRPIIQGKIELDRVTFHYPNSPIASVRDLSLTIHPGEKVAIIGRIGSGKTTLERLIMGLYKPTEGHVRIDDTDISQLHHIDIRRNIGCVPQDSVLFYGSIRDNITLGRPLSDDREVMDAANRAGVTVFTQQDPAGLERQVGEGGMLLSGGQRQSVSIARAFLGRPPVLLMDEPTSAMDNRSEMHIKQQLSQLKPGETLILITHKTSMLDVVDRVIVMEKGCIIADGPKHEVLNDLRQGNVRAVQ; translated from the coding sequence ATGCAAGATACGTTACTCAATTCGCTGGTTTACGTAAGCCGTTATTATGGTTTAGCGAATTCTCCTGAAGCACTGATCAACGGCCTACCATTGGCTGACGGCAAGCTCACGCCTTTTCTGTTTCCTCGCTCGGCAGAAAGAGCTGGGCTAATCGCTAAAGAAAACCGCGCGCCGTTAGGCCAAATTCCCCATCTGGTTTTTCCTGTGGTATTACTGCTCAAAGGCGGTGAAGCTTGCGTACTCAGTAGTATCAACCAAGAAACACAAGAGGCTGAAATTGTCACCGCTGAATCGGGATTGGTGCCTGTCGCCTACTCGATCAGCGATTTAGAAGCGATGTATATTGGCCGTTACTTTATGGTCAAAAAGCAGTTTCGCTTTGATGAGCGTTCACCGGAAGTCTTGAAACCAAGAGATGGGCACTGGTTTTGGAGCACCATTTATAAATCCAAACACATTTATCGTGATGTGTTGATCGCATCACTGCTGATTAACTTATTTGCGATTGCCGCCCCGATGTTTTCACGGATTGTGTACGACAAAGTCGTCCCCAACTTGGCTTTTGAAACCTTGTGGGTACTCTCTAGCGGCATCTTAGTGATCTTTTTGTTCGATTTCGTGTTCAAAATGCTGCGCAACTACTTCATTGATGTCGCCGGAAAAAAGTCGGACATTCTGATCTCTTCCAAACTGTTTAGCAAAGTGATGGGCATCCGTATGGAGGCTCGCCCACCTTCGGTTGGTGCTTTTGCACGCCATTTGCAAGAGTTTGAATCGATTCGTGAATTTTTTACATCCGCGACGATTTCTTCGCTGATTGATCTGCCATTTGCCCTGCTCTTTTTAGTGTTGATCTGGTTAATGGCTGGACATTTGGTGTGGGTGCCCGTCGTCGGTGTACTGATTTTGGTGATTTACTCGATTCTCATTCAAAGCCGCTTAAAACGGGCGATTGAAGAAGGCTCAAGACTCGCCTCACAAAAGTATGCCAACCTCATCGAAAGCTTAGCAGGACTAGAAACGGTGAAGCTGTTTGGCGCGCAAGGACAGTTCCAGTACCGCTGGGAAGAAGCCGTAGCGCACATGGCTAACTGGAACATTAAAAGCCGTCGTATCACAGATAGCATTCAAAATACCGCAGGTTTTGTGCAGCAAGCCGCCAATATTGGCATGATCATTGTTGGGGTCTACCTGATTTCCAACGGTGACCTGACCATGGGTGGACTGATTGCCGCGACTATGCTGAGTGGCCGCGCGATTGGCCCTTTAGTGCAGCTCTCACTACTTTCAACCCGTTACAACCAAGCCAAATCATCCATGACCATCATTGAACAAGTGATGTCGATGCCAGATGAACAAGAAGAAGGTAAACGCTATATCCACCGTCCCATCATTCAAGGCAAGATTGAGCTGGACCGAGTCACTTTCCACTATCCGAACTCGCCTATCGCGTCCGTCCGTGATTTGAGCCTTACCATTCATCCGGGTGAAAAAGTGGCGATTATTGGTCGAATTGGTTCGGGTAAAACCACGCTTGAACGCTTGATCATGGGACTGTACAAACCGACTGAAGGGCATGTGCGAATCGATGATACGGATATCTCGCAGCTGCATCACATCGATATTCGCCGCAATATTGGTTGTGTACCGCAAGACAGTGTGCTGTTTTATGGCTCGATTCGCGACAACATTACCCTTGGCCGCCCACTCTCCGATGATCGTGAGGTGATGGATGCTGCCAACCGAGCGGGGGTTACGGTATTTACCCAGCAAGATCCTGCGGGGCTGGAACGCCAAGTAGGTGAAGGAGGTATGCTGCTTTCGGGTGGTCAACGTCAATCGGTTTCGATTGCGCGCGCTTTTCTTGGCCGCCCTCCCGTTTTGTTGATGGATGAACCCACCAGCGCGATGGATAACCGCTCAGAGATGCACATTAAGCAGCAACTTAGCCAACTAAAGCCTGGTGAGACGCTGATCCTTATCACCCACAAAACCTCGATGCTGGATGTGGTTGACCGCGTGATTGTGATGGAGAAAGGCTGCATTATTGCCGATGGTCCAAAGCATGAAGTGCTAAATGACCTGCGCCAAGGTAATGTACGCGCAGTGCAATAG